One Candidatus Margulisiibacteriota bacterium DNA segment encodes these proteins:
- a CDS encoding TlyA family RNA methyltransferase, translated as MAKQTLLEYLLEHGLTTNEDEAIKQVMAGNVIGEGRKFSSVHQKLKTEETVKLKKIDSKYVSRGGDKLASVFNNFDIQIMDKTGLDCGASTGGFTDFLLQNNASKIIAVDVGYGILDEKLRKDSRVINLDRINIRTLDSDTLQEKLTNHKNGPIQLPLDFCVADLSFISLNIILPVVKTFLRNNGDILVLYKPQFELPKELVPEGGIVTDNIVIDEYRTTFITNMKKHNLIHLKTLPSMVQGTKGNQEFFIHFKVDPNGETPI; from the coding sequence ATGGCAAAACAAACTCTTCTTGAATATCTTCTGGAACATGGCTTAACAACTAACGAAGATGAAGCCATTAAACAAGTTATGGCAGGCAACGTGATTGGAGAAGGAAGAAAATTTTCTTCTGTCCATCAAAAACTTAAAACAGAAGAAACAGTTAAACTAAAGAAAATTGACAGCAAATATGTTAGCAGAGGTGGCGATAAGCTAGCTTCTGTCTTCAATAATTTCGACATTCAGATTATGGACAAAACTGGACTTGATTGTGGGGCTTCTACTGGAGGATTCACCGATTTTCTATTACAGAATAACGCCTCTAAGATCATTGCTGTGGATGTTGGGTATGGGATACTGGATGAAAAGCTTCGTAAAGATTCTAGAGTTATAAACTTGGATAGAATAAACATTAGAACACTAGACAGCGATACGCTTCAAGAGAAGCTAACCAATCATAAAAATGGACCAATCCAACTACCCTTAGATTTTTGCGTAGCTGACCTATCTTTTATTTCCTTGAATATTATTTTACCGGTAGTTAAAACATTTCTCCGTAATAATGGAGACATTTTAGTCCTCTATAAACCACAATTTGAACTACCAAAAGAACTTGTTCCTGAAGGCGGTATCGTTACTGATAACATTGTCATTGACGAGTATCGAACAACATTTATTACTAACATGAAAAAACATAATTTAATCCACCTTAAAACCTTACCAAGCATGGTACAAGGAACAAAAGGAAATCAAGAATTCTTTATCCACTTCAAGGTTGATCCTAATGGAGAAACACCAATATAG
- a CDS encoding DMT family protein, with amino-acid sequence MRTIILLIISNIFMTIAWYGHLKHKSAPLLAVILISWGIAFFEYCFHVPANRIGYGTFSAAQLKTIQEVITLIVFCIFSLVYLKEELKWNYLVGFALIVLAVFFIFKKW; translated from the coding sequence ATGAGAACTATTATTCTTTTAATTATTTCTAATATTTTTATGACAATTGCTTGGTACGGGCATTTGAAACATAAGAGTGCTCCATTATTAGCTGTAATCTTGATAAGTTGGGGTATAGCTTTTTTTGAGTATTGTTTCCATGTTCCTGCTAATCGGATAGGTTATGGAACGTTTTCAGCAGCACAATTAAAAACCATTCAGGAAGTAATAACTCTAATTGTTTTTTGTATATTTTCTTTGGTTTATTTAAAAGAAGAGTTGAAATGGAACTATCTTGTAGGGTTCGCTCTTATTGTGCTTGCAGTATTTTTTATTTTTAAAAAATGGTAG
- a CDS encoding aspartate ammonia-lyase, giving the protein MKNKIVAFNRFEYDGLIDGSDGLAGKYVPAKALYGVQTLRAVGNFPISGVLLSSFPHIAKSLAMVKLAAAKANVELGLLSKPLADAIITASQEVIDGKHADQFVVDMIQGGAGTSTNMNINEVIANRALEILGYNRGEYSHCHPNNHVNLSQSTNDAYPTAMKIALMRSNETLVIGLKDLVESFKLKATEFDDVIKMGRTQLQDAVPMTLGQEFRAFAALLEKEITNLNKNAELFLEVNMGGTAIGTGINSDPRYSSLVVKHLFETTGKPIFLANNLIAATQDTGDYVMYMSALKCLAIKLSKISNDLRLLSSGPRTGLNEINLPPMQPGSTIMPGKVNPVIAEMVNQVAQMVRGYDNAVTTAAEAGQMQLNVMEPTIFYSILTSIKLLENGMNILKDRCIKGITANKEHCRQTVFNSIGIITALVPILGYETSAKLANEALKNNRSVYDLVLEKGLMTKEELDETLNPENMIGPRQMRPQG; this is encoded by the coding sequence ATGAAAAATAAAATTGTAGCATTTAATCGTTTTGAGTATGACGGATTAATTGATGGGTCTGACGGGTTAGCGGGTAAATATGTGCCTGCTAAAGCTTTATATGGCGTTCAAACTCTTCGTGCTGTGGGTAACTTCCCTATTTCTGGAGTACTACTAAGCAGTTTTCCACATATTGCAAAATCACTTGCCATGGTTAAACTTGCAGCTGCAAAAGCCAATGTTGAACTTGGGCTACTGAGTAAACCATTAGCGGATGCAATTATTACTGCCAGCCAAGAAGTAATCGATGGCAAACACGCAGACCAATTTGTAGTGGATATGATTCAAGGCGGAGCAGGCACTTCTACTAATATGAATATCAATGAAGTTATTGCTAACCGTGCACTTGAAATATTAGGTTATAACCGTGGCGAATATAGTCATTGCCATCCTAATAATCATGTGAATCTTTCACAATCGACTAATGATGCTTACCCCACCGCTATGAAAATTGCCCTAATGCGTAGCAATGAAACACTGGTGATTGGACTTAAAGATTTGGTCGAAAGCTTTAAATTAAAGGCAACCGAATTTGATGATGTAATTAAAATGGGGCGCACCCAGTTACAGGATGCCGTTCCCATGACACTGGGTCAGGAATTTAGAGCTTTCGCTGCCTTGCTCGAAAAAGAAATTACCAATCTAAACAAAAACGCAGAATTGTTTTTAGAAGTTAATATGGGCGGAACAGCTATTGGTACGGGGATAAATAGCGACCCACGTTACAGCAGTTTGGTGGTGAAGCATCTATTTGAAACTACTGGAAAACCAATTTTTCTAGCAAACAATCTAATAGCAGCTACTCAGGACACTGGTGATTACGTCATGTACATGTCAGCACTTAAATGTCTGGCAATTAAGTTATCAAAGATATCAAACGACCTTAGGCTCCTTTCTTCAGGGCCACGTACCGGACTCAATGAAATTAATCTTCCTCCAATGCAACCTGGAAGCACAATTATGCCTGGTAAAGTAAATCCAGTCATTGCGGAAATGGTCAACCAAGTTGCTCAGATGGTAAGGGGTTATGATAATGCCGTTACGACAGCAGCTGAAGCTGGTCAAATGCAACTTAATGTAATGGAACCTACTATTTTTTATAGTATTTTGACCTCTATTAAATTGTTAGAAAACGGGATGAACATCTTAAAAGATCGTTGTATAAAAGGTATTACTGCCAATAAAGAACATTGTCGCCAAACAGTTTTTAACAGTATTGGAATCATTACTGCGTTAGTTCCTATTCTCGGTTATGAAACATCAGCTAAACTAGCAAACGAAGCGTTAAAAAACAACCGTAGCGTTTATGATCTAGTATTAGAAAAGGGATTAATGACTAAAGAAGAACTTGATGAAACACTAAATCCAGAAAACATGATTGGACCAAGGCAAATGCGTCCGCAGGGATAA
- a CDS encoding S-layer homology domain-containing protein, which translates to MKRVIFLFLFLFSLVLSFDYSAKAKLSNDFYSIGIGKPFYLTEKDTLLFDVSFGNGNVSSLGVGTLYKSDVGNNFSWIVGVEDLFAKYTNASFVFGTLLPFGMSDLSVGILYQSEKMKPYLSFNYNLGAIIPYLLLSDKIVLGLNYGFNLHSNFDQTEYFKMIYPVGSLETNQKTIVLKGYFLDTGKIYLNGEELPIRSDGMFIKSVDINNYGFNDFTLIMYGKSIGKKEHLIRINRKYKFFDLDAEKQKKWEKLFNVTAYPKGNEFLSTQAVTREDFYLAIGRIMEFDNKVYSFKEYFVDVFNQELKDYLYTFYGKGYLRTPQTQFVPEKPILRQEALTVMSRILPDDIENLVLFDFVDVPSKDWFYSPVNKLANHKVMNNQEVNPKGVLTRGDFFEFLYSMRNNFATIKDIDEKQEIVAPFVINIAKSKVDFSAYNYDDLKVVSPVQGERVSTSSFYVKGFAEHGLKVKINSSVEETNRFGRFASEVNLSPGVNKISIGVNEDVREHYVLFLKKFIDLAETDSDSAFIEKVSTLTGYRIDKEAFVSDEFVTKEELILTLYSMGYFTENKVKQLLKQDNDSYETVSTNYATAEDAEKLFLMLTGSTFRPSWGEEPLLRKNLVLLLSEIPRIKKLLVEFYNIKGTK; encoded by the coding sequence ATGAAAAGGGTAATTTTTTTATTTTTATTTTTATTTTCACTTGTTTTGTCTTTTGATTATTCTGCAAAAGCAAAATTATCTAACGATTTTTATTCTATAGGCATAGGAAAGCCATTTTATTTAACAGAGAAGGATACTTTGCTGTTTGATGTTTCTTTTGGTAACGGGAATGTCTCTTCTTTGGGTGTTGGAACTTTGTATAAAAGTGATGTTGGTAACAATTTTTCTTGGATTGTTGGAGTAGAAGACCTTTTTGCAAAATACACCAATGCCTCATTTGTGTTTGGCACTTTATTGCCTTTTGGGATGTCAGATTTAAGCGTCGGGATATTATATCAAAGCGAGAAAATGAAGCCATACCTTTCTTTTAATTATAACTTAGGAGCTATTATTCCTTATTTGCTACTTTCAGACAAAATTGTTTTGGGTTTAAATTATGGATTTAATCTTCATTCCAATTTCGACCAGACCGAGTATTTTAAAATGATTTACCCAGTAGGCAGTTTAGAAACAAACCAAAAGACAATAGTTCTTAAAGGATATTTTTTGGATACAGGAAAGATATATTTAAATGGTGAAGAGTTGCCAATACGTTCTGATGGGATGTTTATCAAAAGTGTAGACATTAATAATTATGGATTTAATGATTTTACTCTTATTATGTATGGTAAAAGCATTGGTAAAAAAGAACATTTAATTAGAATTAATAGAAAATATAAGTTTTTTGATCTAGATGCCGAAAAACAAAAGAAATGGGAGAAGTTATTTAATGTAACGGCTTATCCAAAAGGGAATGAGTTCCTTTCCACTCAAGCAGTCACCAGAGAAGATTTTTATTTAGCAATTGGTAGAATTATGGAGTTTGATAACAAGGTATATTCTTTTAAGGAATATTTTGTGGATGTTTTTAATCAGGAGCTGAAAGATTATTTATATACTTTTTATGGCAAGGGATATCTGCGAACTCCTCAAACTCAGTTTGTTCCAGAAAAGCCTATTTTAAGACAAGAAGCATTAACCGTGATGAGCCGAATATTACCAGACGATATAGAAAATTTAGTTCTTTTTGATTTTGTTGATGTGCCCAGTAAAGATTGGTTTTATTCTCCTGTAAATAAGTTAGCTAATCATAAGGTGATGAATAATCAAGAAGTAAATCCCAAGGGAGTATTAACAAGGGGAGATTTTTTTGAGTTTCTTTACTCTATGCGAAACAATTTTGCTACGATAAAAGATATTGATGAAAAACAAGAAATAGTAGCTCCTTTTGTGATCAATATTGCTAAATCAAAAGTAGATTTTTCTGCTTATAATTACGATGATTTAAAGGTTGTTAGTCCAGTTCAAGGGGAGAGAGTTTCTACTTCTTCTTTTTATGTTAAAGGCTTTGCTGAACACGGACTAAAGGTAAAAATTAATAGCTCGGTAGAGGAAACGAATAGATTTGGAAGGTTTGCCAGTGAAGTAAATTTATCACCAGGAGTAAACAAAATTTCTATTGGAGTCAATGAAGACGTAAGAGAACATTACGTGTTGTTTTTAAAGAAATTTATTGATTTAGCTGAGACAGATAGTGATTCAGCTTTCATAGAAAAAGTTTCAACGCTAACAGGTTATAGAATTGATAAAGAAGCGTTTGTTTCTGATGAGTTTGTTACAAAAGAAGAACTGATTCTAACCCTTTATAGTATGGGATATTTTACCGAAAATAAGGTGAAGCAACTATTAAAACAAGATAATGACAGTTATGAAACAGTGTCAACTAATTATGCAACGGCTGAAGATGCCGAGAAATTATTTTTAATGCTTACAGGTTCAACGTTTAGACCATCATGGGGAGAAGAACCATTGTTGCGGAAAAATTTAGTTTTATTATTATCAGAGATTCCTAGAATTAAAAAACTATTAGTTGAGTTTTATAATATTAAGGGAACTAAATGA
- a CDS encoding mechanosensitive ion channel produces MDEMLIINLIKTIGVLIVAAITSVGLKMNAKKFQEKNKLNKSRYFIIRRIINYVILTLAFVALVYIWGVNIKNFWVAITGVLAMIAVAFVAVWSLIGNILAGIILYFTSPFRVNDTIQIMPDDIKGKVIAINTFFTCLVDENGDYINIPNSLFFQKYIKKIRKQK; encoded by the coding sequence ATGGATGAAATGTTAATTATTAATTTAATAAAAACTATCGGAGTATTAATTGTTGCAGCAATAACTTCTGTAGGCTTAAAAATGAACGCTAAAAAATTTCAAGAAAAAAACAAACTAAATAAAAGTCGATACTTTATTATAAGACGAATTATTAATTACGTAATTCTAACACTTGCCTTTGTAGCCTTAGTCTACATCTGGGGGGTTAATATAAAAAACTTCTGGGTTGCTATTACGGGAGTCTTAGCAATGATTGCAGTTGCTTTTGTAGCAGTCTGGAGTCTAATTGGGAATATATTAGCTGGAATTATCCTCTATTTCACTAGTCCGTTTAGGGTCAACGATACTATTCAAATAATGCCAGACGATATCAAAGGAAAAGTTATCGCGATAAATACTTTTTTTACTTGTTTAGTTGATGAAAATGGCGATTATATTAACATTCCTAATTCATTGTTTTTTCAAAAGTATATAAAAAAAATCAGAAAACAAAAATAA